A region from the Acomys russatus unplaced genomic scaffold, mAcoRus1.1, whole genome shotgun sequence genome encodes:
- the LOC127186474 gene encoding cytochrome c oxidase subunit NDUFA4-like: protein MHHQILRQAKRHPSSIPLFVFTGARSTGASLYEMHLAFFNPEVTWDRMKKPEPCVKLGPNDQYKFYSVNIDYRKLKKKGPDF from the coding sequence TCCTCAGGCAAGCCAAGAGGCATCCCAGCTCAATACCTCTCTTCGTATTCACTGGAGCAAGAAGTACTGGAGCATCACTCTATGAGATGCACTTGGCATTTTTCAATCCAGAGGTCACCTGGGACAGGATGAAGAAGCCAGAGCCTTGTGTCAAACTGGGTCCCAATGACCAATACAAGTTCTACTCAGTCAATATTGACTACcgaaaactgaagaaaaagggACCTGACTTCTAA